A genomic stretch from Megachile rotundata isolate GNS110a chromosome 1, iyMegRotu1, whole genome shotgun sequence includes:
- the LOC100875530 gene encoding cytosolic carboxypeptidase 2 isoform X2 has translation MADVLTGSRVKELQAMLFPVQPIPGSALANFSKLQELQLLQLGRYNVPRRETELSLFSVPLGTRDDQSKETLRTLLDSRCMIDGITQEAARWPTECQVLPERVKHIEYIPTVPEPFYTPTGKEPRPKPLGDEFGTVVFRYHPTSITNYFSRSCVGGSTVLPFSSEYSDSSGYDSKETDNNLFFVTRSSDTDSNTDLHFESRFESGNLCKVVKITDTYYQLYLRKDLYTQRHTQWYYFRISNTRSRTTYRLSIVNLCKEESLYNEGLRPLLYSTEDAKQRAVGWRRCGDNIAYYRNDSSDEEKEKHTLTFNVSFPHDRDTVYLAHCYPYTYTDLQEYLAKLVADPVKTRFTKLRLLCRTMAGNGVYYLTITAPTYDEEMRRKRGIVITARVHPGETPSSLTMKGIIDFLTGESDQAKVLRERFVFKLVPMLNPDGVIVGNNRCSLSGKDLNRQYRTVMRESYPSVWHTKLMIRRLLEECGVAIYCDLHAHSRKHNIFVYGCESKRTGSQTRLSEQVFPLMVHKNAADKFSFENCKFHMEKGKEGTGRVVMWSMGAQYSYTMEASMGGSKIGSRSGTHFSTQDYEQIGRVFCETLLDFFDPDPVKEKLRSKIIVRLMKEGSSAEEPTNIDLTDYSSDEGDTSDSSVSEKEETLIEEWSCNTPPPTPTFLPLQSFEAAKRRNKKGSNSKSYLRRKRMLTGRAVMDLPTTDPGSDLCDLTDSADEGVTRTEESSARSRERCKDVGTESTEKERITDSLILPEIVRPRSVSLGENLRVNKKEPKTNKRSQCLHLIRAFRHRTPVQFNQDVQIKLSSLRQQIWMGVPLNVTENGKNIEHTFAKEPLSWGISNMARERIDNDILLKSYPKKSQSLEYVTIDDNIRKAQVKCKPEEVLLEDTRPEIENQRPHSERKSKKKKSRHKWQKLVSLNTKAEETSCRKASFLTIKTDSLKLITLEIPSKTQTRQNKIDSKRKHQKSGATCSNTGKTSNIAKSQIKSQTRSEVQLQPLIIPLCDSFSSDDSNDYRRHRISKKKQKKKKQLKKIKKNGSI, from the exons ATGGCGGACGTTTTAACTGGTAGCAGGGTCAAAGAATTACAAGCCATGCTATTTCCGGTTCAGCCGATTCCTG GAAGCGCGTTAGCAAATTTCAGTAAACTTCAAGAACTGCAATTGCTGCAACTAGGACGTTACAATGTACCTCGAAGAGAGACAGAACTATCATTATTCTCGGTACCACTCGGTACTAGAGACGATCAATCAAAAGAGACCCTTAGAACCTTGTTGGATTCTCGTTGTATGATTGACGGAATCACTCAGGAAGCTGCAAGATGGCCAACAGAATGCCAa gTACTGCCAGAGAGAGTGAAGCATATAGAATACATTCCAACCGTTCCAGAACCATTTTACACGCCAACCGGAAAGGAACCACGACCGAAACCATTAGGGGATGAATTTGGAACCGTAGTATTCCGTTATCACCCAACGAGCATCACCAACTAC TTTAGCAGATCCTGTGTAGGAGGAAGCACAGTTCTACCTTTCTCATCAGAATATTCAGACTCTAGCGGATATGACTCTAAGGAAACTGACAATAATCTGTTCTTCGTGACAAGATCATCAGACACCGATAGCAACACTGACTTGCATTTTGAATCCCGTTTCGAGTCTGGAAATCTTTGCAAAGTTGTCAAAATCACGGATACGTATTATCAGCTGTATTTGAGGAAGGATCTTTATACACAGAGGCATACGCAGTGGTATTACTTCAGGATATCGAATACGAGAAGTAGAACTACTTACAG ACTATCAATTGTAAATCTCTGCAAAGaggaaagtttatacaacgaagGTCTACGGCCATTACTATATTCGACGGAGGACGCAAAGCAACGTGCCGTTGGTTGGAGAAGATGCGGCGACAATATCGCGTACTACAGAAACGATTC AAGCgacgaagagaaagaaaagCATACATTGACATTTAACGTTTCCTTCCCTCACGACAGAGACACGGTCTACTTGGCGCATTGTTATCCTTACACCTACACCGATTTACAG GAGTATCTCGCCAAACTCGTTGCCGATCCGGTGAAGACGAGGTTCACGAAATTGAGACTGTTGTGTCGAACAATGGCTGGGAATGGTGTCTATTATTTGACGATCACTGCCCCAACGTACGATGAAGAGATGCGAAGGAAAAGAGGTATAGTAATCACGGCGAGAGTTCATCCTGGAGAAACGCCGTCGAGTTTGACGATGAAAGGGATCATCGACTTTTTGACCGGGGAATCGGACCAGGCAAAG GTACTCCGAGAGAGATTCGTGTTCAAGCTGGTGCCAATGCTGAATCCAGATGGCGTGATCGTGGGCAACAATCGGTGCTCGTTGTCGGGGAAAGACCTGAATAGACAATACAGAACAGTCATGAGGGAGAGCTATCCTTCCGTCTGGCATACGAAATTAATGATCCGACGGTTACTCGAGGAATGCGGGGTAGCAATATACTGCGATTTACACGCTCACTCGAGGAAACACAATATATTCGTTTATGGCTGCGAGAGTAAGAGAACTGGTTCGCAGACGAGGCTCTCGGAACAGGTGTTTCCTTTGATGGTTCATAAGAACGCTGCCGATAAG TTCTCTTTTGAAAACTGCAAGTTCCACATGGAAAAGGGAAAAGAAGGTACAGGAAGAGTAGTGATGTGGTCAATGGGGGCGCAGTACAGCTACACCATGGAGGCCTCCATGGGAGGTTCAAAAATCGGATCCAGATCCGGCACTCACTTCTCCACTCAAGACTACGAACAAATCGGTAGAGTGTTCTGTGAAACTCTGCTGGATTTCTTTGATCCAGACCCCGTTAAG GAGAAACTTCGGAGCAAGATAATTGTCAGGTTGATGAAAGAGGGATCTAGCGCTGAGGAGCCGACGAACATCGACTTGACCGACTACTCTAG CGACGAAGGGGATACGTCGGACAGTTCTGTCtcggaaaaagaagaaactttAATCGAAGAGTGGAGCTGCAACACGCCACCACCGACTCCCACATTCCTTCCACTACAAAGCTTCGAAGCGGCGAAAAGAAGGAATAAAAAAGGAAGCAATAGTAAAAGCTATCTTCGACGCAAAAGAATGCTG ACTGGAAGAGCAGTCATGGATTTACCTACCACGGATCCGGGCAGTGATTTGTGTGATTTGACAGACTCGGCGGATGAAGGTGTAACAAGAACAGAAG AATCTTCAGCAAGAAGTCGCGAGCGCTGCAAAGATGTAGGAACAGAAAGCACTGAGAAGGAAAGAATTACCGACAGTTTAATCTTGCCAGAAATAGTAAGACCCCGCAGTGTTTCACTGGGCGAGAATTTGCGTGTGAATAAAAAAGAACCAAAGACGAATAAACGATCGCAATGCCTTCATCTAATAAG AGCATTCAGACATCGTACACCCGTGCAATTCAACCAAGACGTACAAATTAAACTGAGTTCGTTGAGACAACAAATATGGATGGGAGTTCCATTGAACGTGACagaaaatggaaaaaatatCGAGCACACGTTTGCGAAGGAACCACTGAGTTGGGGAATTTCTAATATGGCACGGGAGAGAATTGACAACGACATATTACTTAA ATCTTATCCAAAAAAATCGCAATCTCTAGAATACGTTACTATAGACGACAATATCAGAAAAGCGCAGGTTAAATGTAAACCGGAAGAAGTACTACTCGAAGACACCAGGCCGGAAATTGAGAATCAACGTCCACACAGCGAACGTaaatcaaaaaagaaaaaatctcgTCACAAATGGCAGAAGCTAGTCAGTCTAAATACGAAAGCAGAAGAAACCAGTTGTAGAAAAGCGTCTTTCTTGACGATTAAAACTGATTCCCTGAAACTGATTACATTGGAGATTCCCTCCAAAACGCAAACGCGGCAAAACAAAATAGATTCGAAAAGGAAGCATCAAAAAAGTGGCGCCACTTGTTCTAATACTGGAAAAACTTCGAACATCGCGAAGTCGcaaataaaatcacaaacgcgATCGGAAGTACAATTACAACCATTAATTATTCCTTTATGCGACAGTTTTTCCTCCGACGATTCCAATGATTATCGTAGACACAGAATTTCGAAGAAGaaacagaagaaaaagaagcaactgaagaaaattaaaaagaacgGATCTATATAG
- the Nadsyn gene encoding NAD synthetase, with the protein MGRTVTVAVCTLNQWAMDFDGNARRILQSIQEAKDAGATYRSGPELEICGYGCEDHFYESDTLLHSWEVLAMIIKSPIVKDMLIDVGMPVMHKNVTYNCRVSFLNRRILLIRPKMQMCDDGNYRESRWFSPWTKERTVEDYFLPRMISQITGQTVVPFGDAVISTRDTCVGFEICEELWNPMSNHIPMCLDGVEIIANGSGSYFQLRKGYVTIDLVKSATFKSGGCYMFSNLRGCDGSRVYFNGGSSITLNGQILNRGKEFALNEVSVTVATFDLEDIRSYRNSIRSRTHLAAKSPSYPRVKVDFALTSENLISTPPDRPINVDVGPYENDNITGKMVYSPEEEIAMAPACWLWDYLRRSCQGGFFLPLSGGVDSAASACMVYSMCTMIVESVNEGDAQVLSDIRKIVGDCEYVPTDPKQLCNTILVTCYMGSENSSTETKTRAAELANQIGSYHHSIVIDLAVSAILNIFQQVTKLTPRFKVQGGSPRENLALQNIQARLRMVIAYLFAQLMLWVRGRPGGLLVLGSSNVDEALRGYFTKYDCSSADINPIGGIAKNDLKAFLSYFRRKHGISVLDKILDAPPTAELEPLQAGQLSQLDEVDMGMTYKELGIFGRLRKQECTGPFSMFCKLVHTWDKCTPKEVADKVKHFYRCYAINRHKMTILTPSCHAETYSPDDNRFDHRPFLYNHTWKWQFNAIDEQVKLLNEEKSPGGRKDAPKVPAKFRNTPPSFVISNKTHPGVVV; encoded by the exons ATGGGACGTACGGTGACGGTAGCCGTTTGCACGTTGAACCAGTGGGCGATGGATTTCGATGGAAACGCAAGAAGAATTTTGCAAAGTATTCAAGAAGCCAAGGACGCTGGCGCGACGTATAGAAGCGGACCTGAACTGGAGATTTG CGGATACGGCTGCGAAGACCATTTCTACGAGTCCGACACTCTGCTGCACAGCTGGGAGGTTCTCGCGATGATCATCAAATCACCGATCGTGAAAGACATGCTAATCGACGTTGGTATGCCGGTCATGCACAAGAATGTGACATACAACTGTCGAGTGTCCTTCCTGAACCGACGTATTCTGCTGATCAGACCCAAGATGCAGATGTGCGACGACGGCAATTACAGGGAATCGAGGTGGTTTTCGCCGTGGACCAAG GAACGCACAGTGGAGGATTATTTTCTTCCAAGAATGATCTCACAAATCACTGGTCAGACGGTGGTACCATTTGGCGATGCTGTTATTTCCACCAGAGACACGTGCGTTGGTTTTGAAATTTGCGAGGAACTGTGGAACCCAATGAGCAATCACATTCCAATGTGCTTGGATGGCGTTGAAATTATTGCAAATG GTAGTGGCTCTTACTTTCAACTCCGGAAAGGATACGTCACCATCGACCTCGTGAAATCGGCCACCTTCAAGTCCGGCGGTTGTTACATGTTCAGCAATTTGCGAGGTTGTGATGGTTCCAGAGTCTACTTCAACGGTGGATCCTCCATCACCCTGAACGGTCAGATACTAAATCGAGGCAAAGAGTTTGCCCTCAACGAAGTATCAGTCACCGTCGCCACATTCGATTTGGAGGACATAAG GAGTTACAGAAACAGCATCAGGTCGCGTACTCATTTGGCCGCAAAGTCACCTAGCTATCCACGCGTCAAGGTAGACTTTGCTCTTACTTCTGAGAATCTGATCTCGACTCCTCCTGATCGACCGATAAACGTTGACGTTGGGCCTTATGAAAACGACAATATAACTGGGAAGATGGTTTATAGTCCTGAAGAAGAGATCGCGATGGCGCCTGCTTGCTGGCTGTGGGATTATCTCAG GCGTTCTTGTCAGGGTGGATTCTTCTTACCCTTGAGCGGTGGTGTGGACTCTGCGGCGTCTGCTTGCATGGTGTATTCCATGTGTACCATGATTGTGGAGTCAGTGAACGAAGGAG atGCTCAAGTGCTGTCAGACATCAGGAAGATAGTCGGCGATTGCGAATACGTACCCACTGATCCAAAACAGCTATGCAACACAATATTGGTAACCTGTTACATGGGCTCTGAGAATTCGTCCACCGAAACTAAGACAAGAGCTGCCGAACTCGCTAACCAGATCGGCTCCTACCACCACAGTATAGTCATCGACCTTGCAGTCTCCGCTATTCTAAATATCTTCCAACAAGTCACCAAACTGACACCGAGATTTAAGGTACAAGGAGGATCTCCCAGGGAGAATTTAGCTCTGCAGAATATACAG gcACGGTTAAGAATGGTGATAGCGTATTTATTTGCCCAACTGATGCTGTGGGTCAGAGGACGGCCAGGTGGTTTGCTTGTACTAGGAAGTAGCAACGTTGATGAAGCGCTTAGAGGTTATTTCACAAAATATGATTGCAGCAGCGCTGACATCAACCCCATAGGTGGAATTGCAAAGAATGATTTAAAAGCATTCCTCAGTTACTTCAG GAGAAAACATGGAATCAGCGTGTTGGATAAAATCTTGGATGCCCCTCCAACTGCTGAACTAGAACCCTTACAAGCAGGACAATTGTCGCAGCTGGATGAAGTGGACATGGGTATGACGTACAAGGAACTTGGTATCTTTGGACGCTTGAGAAAGCAGGAATGTACTGGTCCTTTCTCCATGTTTTGCAAACTTGTTCATACGTGGGACAAATGCACTCCAAAAGAG GTGGCTGACAAGGTGAAGCACTTCTATAGATGCTACGCGATAAATAGACACAAAATGACTATTCTCACGCCGTCCTGTCACGCGGAGACTTACAGTCCCGACGATAACAGATTCGATCATCGACCTTTCCTATATAATCATACGTGGAAGTGGCAGTTTAACGCGATCGACGAACAG GTGAAACTTCTCAACGAAGAAAAATCACCAGGAGGTCGAAAGGACGCGCCCAAGGTACCTGCTAAGTTCAGAAACACACCGCCCAGCTTCGTAATCAGTA ATAAAACACATCCTGGAGTAGTAGTTTAA
- the LOC100875530 gene encoding cytosolic carboxypeptidase 2 isoform X1 codes for MADVLTGSRVKELQAMLFPVQPIPGSALANFSKLQELQLLQLGRYNVPRRETELSLFSVPLGTRDDQSKETLRTLLDSRCMIDGITQEAARWPTECQVLPERVKHIEYIPTVPEPFYTPTGKEPRPKPLGDEFGTVVFRYHPTSITNYFSRSCVGGSTVLPFSSEYSDSSGYDSKETDNNLFFVTRSSDTDSNTDLHFESRFESGNLCKVVKITDTYYQLYLRKDLYTQRHTQWYYFRISNTRSRTTYRLSIVNLCKEESLYNEGLRPLLYSTEDAKQRAVGWRRCGDNIAYYRNDSSDEEKEKHTLTFNVSFPHDRDTVYLAHCYPYTYTDLQEYLAKLVADPVKTRFTKLRLLCRTMAGNGVYYLTITAPTYDEEMRRKRGIVITARVHPGETPSSLTMKGIIDFLTGESDQAKVLRERFVFKLVPMLNPDGVIVGNNRCSLSGKDLNRQYRTVMRESYPSVWHTKLMIRRLLEECGVAIYCDLHAHSRKHNIFVYGCESKRTGSQTRLSEQVFPLMVHKNAADKFSFENCKFHMEKGKEGTGRVVMWSMGAQYSYTMEASMGGSKIGSRSGTHFSTQDYEQIGRVFCETLLDFFDPDPVKVMHLIFTFSLKSSDLYLLFETPLNGSICDGMKEKLRSKIIVRLMKEGSSAEEPTNIDLTDYSSDEGDTSDSSVSEKEETLIEEWSCNTPPPTPTFLPLQSFEAAKRRNKKGSNSKSYLRRKRMLTGRAVMDLPTTDPGSDLCDLTDSADEGVTRTEESSARSRERCKDVGTESTEKERITDSLILPEIVRPRSVSLGENLRVNKKEPKTNKRSQCLHLIRAFRHRTPVQFNQDVQIKLSSLRQQIWMGVPLNVTENGKNIEHTFAKEPLSWGISNMARERIDNDILLKSYPKKSQSLEYVTIDDNIRKAQVKCKPEEVLLEDTRPEIENQRPHSERKSKKKKSRHKWQKLVSLNTKAEETSCRKASFLTIKTDSLKLITLEIPSKTQTRQNKIDSKRKHQKSGATCSNTGKTSNIAKSQIKSQTRSEVQLQPLIIPLCDSFSSDDSNDYRRHRISKKKQKKKKQLKKIKKNGSI; via the exons ATGGCGGACGTTTTAACTGGTAGCAGGGTCAAAGAATTACAAGCCATGCTATTTCCGGTTCAGCCGATTCCTG GAAGCGCGTTAGCAAATTTCAGTAAACTTCAAGAACTGCAATTGCTGCAACTAGGACGTTACAATGTACCTCGAAGAGAGACAGAACTATCATTATTCTCGGTACCACTCGGTACTAGAGACGATCAATCAAAAGAGACCCTTAGAACCTTGTTGGATTCTCGTTGTATGATTGACGGAATCACTCAGGAAGCTGCAAGATGGCCAACAGAATGCCAa gTACTGCCAGAGAGAGTGAAGCATATAGAATACATTCCAACCGTTCCAGAACCATTTTACACGCCAACCGGAAAGGAACCACGACCGAAACCATTAGGGGATGAATTTGGAACCGTAGTATTCCGTTATCACCCAACGAGCATCACCAACTAC TTTAGCAGATCCTGTGTAGGAGGAAGCACAGTTCTACCTTTCTCATCAGAATATTCAGACTCTAGCGGATATGACTCTAAGGAAACTGACAATAATCTGTTCTTCGTGACAAGATCATCAGACACCGATAGCAACACTGACTTGCATTTTGAATCCCGTTTCGAGTCTGGAAATCTTTGCAAAGTTGTCAAAATCACGGATACGTATTATCAGCTGTATTTGAGGAAGGATCTTTATACACAGAGGCATACGCAGTGGTATTACTTCAGGATATCGAATACGAGAAGTAGAACTACTTACAG ACTATCAATTGTAAATCTCTGCAAAGaggaaagtttatacaacgaagGTCTACGGCCATTACTATATTCGACGGAGGACGCAAAGCAACGTGCCGTTGGTTGGAGAAGATGCGGCGACAATATCGCGTACTACAGAAACGATTC AAGCgacgaagagaaagaaaagCATACATTGACATTTAACGTTTCCTTCCCTCACGACAGAGACACGGTCTACTTGGCGCATTGTTATCCTTACACCTACACCGATTTACAG GAGTATCTCGCCAAACTCGTTGCCGATCCGGTGAAGACGAGGTTCACGAAATTGAGACTGTTGTGTCGAACAATGGCTGGGAATGGTGTCTATTATTTGACGATCACTGCCCCAACGTACGATGAAGAGATGCGAAGGAAAAGAGGTATAGTAATCACGGCGAGAGTTCATCCTGGAGAAACGCCGTCGAGTTTGACGATGAAAGGGATCATCGACTTTTTGACCGGGGAATCGGACCAGGCAAAG GTACTCCGAGAGAGATTCGTGTTCAAGCTGGTGCCAATGCTGAATCCAGATGGCGTGATCGTGGGCAACAATCGGTGCTCGTTGTCGGGGAAAGACCTGAATAGACAATACAGAACAGTCATGAGGGAGAGCTATCCTTCCGTCTGGCATACGAAATTAATGATCCGACGGTTACTCGAGGAATGCGGGGTAGCAATATACTGCGATTTACACGCTCACTCGAGGAAACACAATATATTCGTTTATGGCTGCGAGAGTAAGAGAACTGGTTCGCAGACGAGGCTCTCGGAACAGGTGTTTCCTTTGATGGTTCATAAGAACGCTGCCGATAAG TTCTCTTTTGAAAACTGCAAGTTCCACATGGAAAAGGGAAAAGAAGGTACAGGAAGAGTAGTGATGTGGTCAATGGGGGCGCAGTACAGCTACACCATGGAGGCCTCCATGGGAGGTTCAAAAATCGGATCCAGATCCGGCACTCACTTCTCCACTCAAGACTACGAACAAATCGGTAGAGTGTTCTGTGAAACTCTGCTGGATTTCTTTGATCCAGACCCCGTTAAGGTAATGCACTTAATATTCACCTTTTCTTTAAAATCATCTGATCTTTACCTTCTCTTTGAAACGCCTCTGAACGGATCAATCTGTG ATGGAATGAAGGAGAAACTTCGGAGCAAGATAATTGTCAGGTTGATGAAAGAGGGATCTAGCGCTGAGGAGCCGACGAACATCGACTTGACCGACTACTCTAG CGACGAAGGGGATACGTCGGACAGTTCTGTCtcggaaaaagaagaaactttAATCGAAGAGTGGAGCTGCAACACGCCACCACCGACTCCCACATTCCTTCCACTACAAAGCTTCGAAGCGGCGAAAAGAAGGAATAAAAAAGGAAGCAATAGTAAAAGCTATCTTCGACGCAAAAGAATGCTG ACTGGAAGAGCAGTCATGGATTTACCTACCACGGATCCGGGCAGTGATTTGTGTGATTTGACAGACTCGGCGGATGAAGGTGTAACAAGAACAGAAG AATCTTCAGCAAGAAGTCGCGAGCGCTGCAAAGATGTAGGAACAGAAAGCACTGAGAAGGAAAGAATTACCGACAGTTTAATCTTGCCAGAAATAGTAAGACCCCGCAGTGTTTCACTGGGCGAGAATTTGCGTGTGAATAAAAAAGAACCAAAGACGAATAAACGATCGCAATGCCTTCATCTAATAAG AGCATTCAGACATCGTACACCCGTGCAATTCAACCAAGACGTACAAATTAAACTGAGTTCGTTGAGACAACAAATATGGATGGGAGTTCCATTGAACGTGACagaaaatggaaaaaatatCGAGCACACGTTTGCGAAGGAACCACTGAGTTGGGGAATTTCTAATATGGCACGGGAGAGAATTGACAACGACATATTACTTAA ATCTTATCCAAAAAAATCGCAATCTCTAGAATACGTTACTATAGACGACAATATCAGAAAAGCGCAGGTTAAATGTAAACCGGAAGAAGTACTACTCGAAGACACCAGGCCGGAAATTGAGAATCAACGTCCACACAGCGAACGTaaatcaaaaaagaaaaaatctcgTCACAAATGGCAGAAGCTAGTCAGTCTAAATACGAAAGCAGAAGAAACCAGTTGTAGAAAAGCGTCTTTCTTGACGATTAAAACTGATTCCCTGAAACTGATTACATTGGAGATTCCCTCCAAAACGCAAACGCGGCAAAACAAAATAGATTCGAAAAGGAAGCATCAAAAAAGTGGCGCCACTTGTTCTAATACTGGAAAAACTTCGAACATCGCGAAGTCGcaaataaaatcacaaacgcgATCGGAAGTACAATTACAACCATTAATTATTCCTTTATGCGACAGTTTTTCCTCCGACGATTCCAATGATTATCGTAGACACAGAATTTCGAAGAAGaaacagaagaaaaagaagcaactgaagaaaattaaaaagaacgGATCTATATAG